One genomic window of Conger conger chromosome 9, fConCon1.1, whole genome shotgun sequence includes the following:
- the zgc:92591 gene encoding late histone H2B.L4 — MSNDVAKKRGKAPGERKSTKRKAKRRETYAVYIYKVLKQVHPDTGISSRAMSIMNSFVNDVFERIATEASRLTQYNKRSTITSREVQTAVRLLLPGELAKHAVSEGTKAVTKYTSSK; from the exons ATGAGTAATGATGTTGCCAAAAAGAGGGGGAAAGCACCTGGTGAGAGAAAGTCGACTAAAAGAAAAGCCAAAAGAAGGGAGACTTACGCTGTGTATATCTACAAAGTTCTGAAGCAG GTCCACCCAGACACCGGCATCTCGAGCAGAGCTATGAGCATAATGAACTCCTTCGTCAACGACGTCTTCGAGCGGATCGCGACAGAAGCCTCCCGACTGACCCAATACAACAAGCGGTCCACCATCACCAGCCGTGAAGTGCAGACTGCCGTCCGCCTTCTGCTCCCCGGAGAGCTGGCGAAACACGCCGTCTCTGAGGGTACCAAGGCGGTCACCAAATACACCAGTTCAAAGTGA